Proteins from a genomic interval of Kribbella aluminosa:
- a CDS encoding alpha/beta hydrolase, translating to MTVLEPAAQAFADATAKPPFLFQLSPEEGRKAVDEVQTTDYPKLPVDEEWVTAEDGTRARIVKPQGATGVLPVILYIHGAGWVFGNAHTHDRLVRELAVGAGAAVVFPEYDLSPEVRYPHALEQNYAVARWIIASGKDHGLDAERLAIAGDSVGGNMTAAVTLLAKERGDVKFVQQVLFYPVTDASFDTASYREFAEGYFLQVDGMKWFWDQYTTDENERNQITASPLRATTEQLHGLPPALVITGQADVLRDEGEAYAAKLLEAGVPTTAVRFAAIIHDFVMLDALRDTYAASTAIELAISTLRKALN from the coding sequence ATGACCGTTCTGGAGCCCGCCGCCCAGGCCTTCGCCGACGCGACCGCGAAGCCGCCGTTCCTGTTCCAGCTGTCGCCGGAGGAGGGCCGCAAGGCCGTCGACGAGGTGCAGACCACCGACTACCCGAAGCTCCCGGTCGACGAGGAGTGGGTGACCGCGGAGGACGGCACCAGGGCGCGGATCGTGAAGCCGCAAGGCGCGACCGGCGTACTGCCGGTGATCCTCTACATCCACGGCGCGGGCTGGGTGTTCGGCAACGCGCACACCCACGACCGGCTGGTCCGCGAGCTTGCCGTCGGTGCGGGCGCCGCGGTGGTGTTCCCGGAGTACGACCTCTCGCCGGAGGTCCGGTATCCGCACGCGCTCGAGCAGAACTACGCGGTCGCGCGGTGGATCATTGCCTCGGGCAAGGACCACGGGCTGGACGCGGAGCGGCTGGCGATCGCCGGCGACTCGGTCGGCGGGAACATGACGGCCGCCGTCACGCTGCTCGCGAAGGAGCGCGGTGACGTGAAGTTCGTGCAGCAGGTGCTGTTCTACCCGGTGACGGACGCGTCGTTCGACACCGCGTCGTACAGGGAGTTCGCGGAGGGCTACTTCCTGCAGGTTGACGGGATGAAGTGGTTCTGGGACCAGTACACCACCGACGAGAACGAGCGGAACCAGATCACCGCCTCGCCGCTGCGCGCGACGACCGAGCAACTGCATGGCCTCCCGCCGGCGCTCGTCATCACCGGTCAGGCCGACGTACTGCGCGACGAGGGCGAGGCGTACGCCGCCAAGCTCCTCGAAGCCGGGGTGCCGACGACCGCGGTGCGCTTCGCAGCGATCATCCACGACTTCGTGATGCTGGACGCCCTCCGCGACACGTACGCCGCCAGCACCGCGATCGAGCTGGCGATCTCGACGCTGCGCAAGGCGCTCAACTGA
- a CDS encoding TetR/AcrR family transcriptional regulator: MVLDTATAQRQVLDAADALFYERGVQAVGMDAIRAASGVSLKRLYQLFPSKETLIEAYLERRDALWKSMLAEHVDAATDPRSRLLAVFDFLYDWFQQRDYRGCAFINSFGELGSVSPRVAELALEHKEGFRRALSELAAAAGARDPEQLADHLILLSEGAITRSAISGTADPAVRAREAATIILDASLGS; the protein is encoded by the coding sequence ATGGTGCTGGACACGGCGACTGCGCAGCGGCAGGTGCTGGACGCGGCGGACGCGCTGTTCTACGAGCGCGGCGTACAGGCGGTCGGGATGGACGCGATCCGGGCCGCGTCCGGGGTCTCGCTGAAGCGGCTGTACCAGTTGTTCCCGTCGAAGGAGACGCTGATCGAGGCGTACCTGGAGCGCCGGGACGCGCTCTGGAAGTCGATGCTCGCCGAGCATGTCGACGCGGCGACCGACCCGCGGTCGCGGCTGCTCGCGGTGTTCGACTTCCTGTACGACTGGTTCCAGCAGCGGGACTACCGGGGCTGCGCGTTCATCAACTCGTTCGGCGAGCTCGGCAGCGTCTCGCCCCGGGTCGCCGAGCTGGCTCTCGAGCACAAGGAGGGCTTCCGGCGCGCGCTGAGCGAACTGGCCGCCGCGGCCGGTGCCCGCGACCCCGAGCAGCTCGCCGACCACCTCATCCTGCTGAGCGAGGGCGCCATCACCCGCTCCGCGATCTCCGGTACTGCCGACCCCGCCGTCCGCGCCCGGGAGGCCGCGACGATCATCCTGGACGCGTCGCTCGGGAGCTGA